AAACTCGCAAGATTGAAGGCTCCTTTGCGAAATTGCGAAAGAAGTTAGAGAAAGAAAAGGGTACGACTCAAGAATATTATGAGTTAGCCAGTATTTATTCAGAAAAAAAATTGTATTCCCAAGCGATCGCGCTTTTTCAAAAAGCTCTGAAAGCTGCCGAAGAAGAGGGAGAAGAAAATATTGCCCCAATTTACAACGGGCTGGGTTATATTTATTTTACCCAAGAGCAATATGACTTAGCAATTCGTCAGTATAAAGAAGCCCTGAAATCGAAACCAGATTACGTAACAGGGTTGAACAATATTGGACACGCTTATGAGAAGAAAAAATTAACTACTCAGGCGTTACAAAGCTACGAAGAAGCACTAAAGCTCG
This genomic interval from Nostoc sp. KVJ3 contains the following:
- a CDS encoding tetratricopeptide repeat protein, translated to MDNSLAVVYLSILVVILTIAAVSILRQIFKTRKIEGSFAKLRKKLEKEKGTTQEYYELASIYSEKKLYSQAIALFQKALKAAEEEGEENIAPIYNGLGYIYFTQEQYDLAIRQYKEALKSKPDYVTGLNNIGHAYEKKKLTTQALQSYEEALKLDPNNPIAKRRAESLRRLVSA